The proteins below are encoded in one region of Caulobacter henricii:
- a CDS encoding M48 family metallopeptidase, giving the protein MSQKFDAAAATATYLAQLSPAVHAKAQAYTQGGHWLLLWGFLISLLSAFLILRSGVLVRTRLRLEGHRRRPLLASFGVGVVFLLMDWLLNLPWSAYSNWWREKQYGMTSQAFVAWLGEGALSFLISAVFTGLFLVALYGLIRKARRLWWLWAGGLSAGFMVLGMLVAPIYIEPLFNTYTPAPNGEVRNAVVEMAKANGIPSDKIFIYDGSRQSNAYTANVSGLFGSARIAMSDTMFRKGADLAEVRGVVGHEMGHYARGHSLWITGIFSLLAILAFFLVDRFFAPMQRLLSADGVTGIADPAGLPVLAVILAVLGLLGTPILNTVIREIETDADRYSLEHVGEPDGLAKALVKTIEYRAATPGKIEEALFYDHPAVGVRIRRAMDWKAAHPKPQ; this is encoded by the coding sequence ATGTCCCAGAAATTCGACGCGGCCGCAGCGACGGCCACCTATCTGGCGCAACTGTCGCCAGCGGTTCATGCCAAGGCGCAGGCCTATACCCAGGGCGGCCACTGGCTGCTCCTTTGGGGCTTTCTGATCTCACTGCTGTCCGCGTTTCTGATCCTGCGGTCGGGTGTGCTGGTGCGCACGCGTTTGCGCCTGGAGGGCCATCGCCGCCGACCACTCCTGGCCAGTTTTGGCGTGGGTGTCGTCTTCCTGCTGATGGACTGGCTTCTGAACCTGCCTTGGTCGGCCTACTCCAACTGGTGGCGGGAAAAGCAGTACGGCATGACCAGCCAGGCCTTTGTCGCCTGGCTGGGCGAAGGGGCCCTGTCCTTTCTGATTTCGGCCGTTTTCACGGGGCTGTTCCTCGTTGCCCTCTATGGCCTGATCCGCAAGGCGCGGCGTTTGTGGTGGCTTTGGGCCGGCGGACTGAGCGCCGGTTTCATGGTGCTGGGGATGCTGGTGGCACCGATCTATATCGAGCCTCTCTTCAACACCTATACGCCGGCGCCAAACGGCGAAGTGCGCAATGCGGTGGTCGAGATGGCCAAGGCCAACGGCATCCCGTCGGACAAGATCTTCATCTATGACGGGTCCAGGCAATCCAATGCCTATACCGCCAATGTCTCCGGTCTGTTCGGCTCAGCGCGGATCGCCATGAGCGACACCATGTTCCGGAAAGGAGCGGATCTGGCCGAGGTCCGCGGCGTTGTCGGCCATGAAATGGGTCACTATGCCCGGGGGCACAGCTTGTGGATTACCGGCATCTTCAGTCTGCTGGCGATCCTGGCCTTCTTCCTTGTCGACCGCTTTTTTGCTCCCATGCAAAGGCTGCTCAGCGCCGACGGCGTGACCGGCATCGCCGACCCGGCTGGCTTGCCGGTTCTCGCGGTGATCCTGGCCGTGCTGGGCCTGTTGGGGACCCCGATCCTCAATACGGTGATCCGCGAGATCGAAACCGATGCTGACCGCTACAGCCTGGAGCATGTCGGCGAACCCGATGGCCTGGCCAAAGCCCTGGTCAAGACCATCGAGTATCGGGCCGCGACGCCGGGCAAGATTGAGGAAGCCCTGTTCTATGATCATCCGGCCGTGGGCGTGCGCATTCGCCGGGCCATGGACTGGAAGGCGGCGCATCCGAAGCCGCAATAG